One window of Methanobrevibacter sp. genomic DNA carries:
- a CDS encoding 50S ribosomal protein L5 gives MNPMNEVRIEKATVSIGVGEAGEKLSRAITLLESMFNQTPVKTFSKVTNPEWGIRKKQPIACKLTLRGEKADKAIDMVLEGISRNIKPTQFDAQGNLSFGIREHIDIPGMRYNPDIGIFGMNVSVTFEKPGYRISKRKIQQKKVPQKHRISKEETMKFMEENFKVNYVTE, from the coding sequence ATGAACCCAATGAATGAAGTACGTATCGAAAAAGCTACAGTCAGCATTGGTGTTGGTGAAGCAGGTGAAAAATTATCCCGTGCTATTACACTTTTAGAAAGCATGTTTAATCAAACCCCTGTTAAAACTTTCTCTAAAGTTACTAATCCTGAATGGGGAATTAGGAAAAAACAACCAATTGCATGTAAATTAACTTTACGTGGTGAAAAAGCTGATAAAGCTATTGATATGGTTTTGGAAGGTATTAGTAGAAATATTAAACCTACTCAATTTGATGCACAAGGAAACCTTTCTTTTGGTATTAGAGAACATATTGATATTCCTGGTATGAGATATAATCCTGATATCGGTATTTTTGGTATGAATGTTTCTGTCACTTTTGAAAAACCTGGTTACAGAATTTCTAAAAGAAAAATCCAACAAAAGAAAGTTCCTCAAAAACATAGGATTTCTAAAGAAGAAACTATGAAATTTATGGAAGAAAACTTCAAAGTTAATTATGTAACTGAATAA
- a CDS encoding 30S ribosomal protein S17 — protein MVGLNVQEPETTCDDPNCPFHGTLPVRGQVLEGVVVSNKAERTITVERSYYKFIKKYERYEKRKSKINVHKPDCLDVNVGDSVKVAECRPLSKTKHFVLVEVKGE, from the coding sequence ATGGTTGGGCTTAACGTTCAAGAACCAGAAACTACATGTGATGATCCTAACTGCCCTTTTCATGGGACTTTGCCTGTAAGAGGCCAAGTTCTTGAAGGTGTTGTTGTAAGTAACAAAGCAGAAAGGACTATTACTGTTGAACGTAGTTACTATAAATTCATTAAAAAATATGAAAGATACGAAAAAAGGAAATCTAAAATCAATGTTCACAAACCTGATTGTTTAGATGTGAATGTTGGAGATTCTGTAAAAGTTGCAGAATGTAGACCATTAAGTAAAACTAAACATTTTGTTTTAGTTGAAGTTAAAGGAGAGTAA
- a CDS encoding ribonuclease P protein component 1: MITSKNLVHHEFIGLKVHAINKNSSLNLKGTVIDETKNTINIEEKGTEKLIPKKGTLFVFELPNGEKVEIDGNILSVRPEDRIKKRFKKI; this comes from the coding sequence TCAAAGAATTTAGTTCATCATGAATTTATTGGATTGAAAGTTCATGCGATTAATAAGAATTCATCTCTTAATTTAAAAGGAACAGTTATTGATGAGACAAAAAATACCATTAATATTGAAGAAAAAGGCACAGAGAAATTGATTCCGAAAAAAGGAACATTATTCGTCTTTGAACTTCCAAACGGGGAAAAAGTTGAAATTGATGGTAATATTTTGTCTGTTCGTCCTGAAGATAGAATAAAAAAAAGATTTAAAAAAATATAA
- a CDS encoding 30S ribosomal protein S14, whose translation MPRKYGKAAKKCSRCGDHSAMISRYGLNLCRQCFREIAPKIGFKKYN comes from the coding sequence TTGCCAAGAAAATACGGAAAAGCTGCTAAAAAATGTAGTCGTTGTGGAGACCACTCTGCTATGATTAGTAGATACGGGTTAAACTTATGCAGACAATGTTTTAGGGAAATCGCCCCTAAAATTGGATTTAAAAAATATAATTAG
- a CDS encoding 30S ribosomal protein S8 gives MSLMDPLADALTNIRNNELQVNGSCIISPASKLIGQVLSTMQKENYIGNFEYIDDNRAGKFTVELIGNINKCGVIKPRHAVKKDEFEKFEKRYLPAKNFGILIVTTPQGIMTHYEAKEKGIGGRLLAYMY, from the coding sequence ATGAGTCTTATGGATCCTCTTGCTGATGCTTTAACTAATATTAGAAATAACGAATTACAGGTAAATGGTTCTTGTATTATTTCTCCTGCTTCCAAATTAATTGGACAAGTTTTAAGCACTATGCAAAAAGAGAATTATATTGGTAATTTTGAATATATTGATGACAACAGAGCAGGTAAATTCACTGTTGAATTAATTGGTAACATCAACAAATGTGGTGTTATTAAACCTCGTCATGCTGTTAAGAAAGATGAATTTGAGAAATTTGAAAAAAGATATTTGCCAGCAAAAAACTTTGGTATTTTAATCGTCACTACTCCTCAAGGAATTATGACTCACTATGAGGCTAAAGAAAAAGGAATCGGTGGACGTTTGTTGGCTTACATGTATTAG
- a CDS encoding 50S ribosomal protein L6 — protein sequence MVVAAAIREEIEVPEGVEVIIENKEVSVKGPNGEDSRKFTYPNVSIKEENDVVVLETAFPKKKDKAMIGTTRAHINNMIIGVTDGFTYHMKIVFAHFPMTVKVQKDTVVIDNFLGERHPRTAKVVGSSKVSVKGDEVTITGINKEHVGQTMANLEQATKIKGRDPRVFQDGIYLISKE from the coding sequence ATGGTAGTAGCTGCAGCTATAAGGGAAGAAATTGAAGTCCCTGAAGGCGTTGAAGTTATAATTGAAAATAAAGAGGTTTCTGTTAAAGGGCCTAATGGAGAAGACTCCAGAAAATTTACTTATCCTAATGTAAGTATAAAAGAAGAAAATGATGTTGTTGTTTTAGAAACAGCATTTCCAAAAAAGAAAGATAAAGCAATGATTGGAACTACAAGAGCACACATTAACAATATGATTATTGGTGTTACTGACGGTTTCACTTACCACATGAAAATTGTATTTGCTCACTTTCCAATGACTGTAAAAGTTCAAAAAGATACTGTTGTAATTGACAATTTCCTCGGGGAAAGACACCCAAGAACCGCTAAAGTTGTAGGTTCATCAAAAGTTTCAGTTAAAGGTGATGAGGTTACAATTACTGGTATCAATAAGGAACATGTTGGTCAGACCATGGCTAACTTAGAACAAGCAACTAAAATTAAAGGAAGAGATCCTAGAGTATTCCAAGATGGAATATATTTAATTAGCAAAGAATAA
- the rplX gene encoding 50S ribosomal protein L24 gives MSKQPRKQRKALYNAPAHARGKNLSASVSKDIRDKVGKKSLPVKSGDKVRVVRGDFKGHEGKVLSVNYKSYKVTIEEVTLSKPDGTVTFLPVDPSNLVIIDADLNDDRRIKNKGDN, from the coding sequence ATGTCAAAACAACCAAGAAAACAAAGAAAAGCTCTTTACAATGCTCCTGCTCACGCACGTGGAAAAAATTTAAGTGCATCTGTAAGTAAGGATATTAGGGATAAAGTCGGTAAAAAATCTTTACCGGTTAAATCAGGAGACAAAGTTAGAGTTGTACGTGGAGACTTTAAAGGACATGAAGGTAAAGTTCTCAGTGTAAACTACAAATCTTACAAAGTAACCATTGAAGAAGTTACTTTATCAAAACCTGATGGAACTGTTACTTTTCTCCCAGTTGATCCATCTAACTTAGTAATTATTGATGCAGATTTAAACGACGATAGAAGAATTAAAAATAAAGGAGATAATTAA
- a CDS encoding 30S ribosomal protein S4e: MAKMGSRKHLKRYKAPKSWPIHPKEDTWTVKPSAGSHSISDSIPLTLVIRDVLKLADNAREAKRIINSGNILINGIVVKDYKFPVGFMDIIDIPKTAESYRVLLDRKGRLQLDLIEDGSAKLSKIVNKTTIKGGKTQLNLHDGKNVIIDEDAYSVGDVISLKVPEQEIVEVYPLQKGATILVTGGKHTGELGTVSEIIENKSTNPNTIIIENSANDEFLTLKEYAFVVGTDAPAISLLEVNK, translated from the coding sequence ATGGCTAAAATGGGATCTAGAAAACATCTTAAAAGATATAAAGCACCTAAATCTTGGCCTATCCATCCTAAAGAAGATACTTGGACTGTAAAACCTTCTGCAGGTTCTCATTCCATTAGTGATTCTATTCCATTAACTTTAGTTATTAGAGATGTTTTAAAATTAGCAGACAACGCTAGAGAAGCAAAAAGAATTATCAACTCTGGTAACATTTTAATCAACGGAATAGTTGTTAAAGACTATAAATTCCCAGTAGGATTTATGGATATCATTGATATTCCAAAAACCGCTGAATCTTATAGAGTTCTTTTAGATAGAAAAGGCAGATTACAATTAGATTTAATTGAAGACGGCAGTGCTAAATTATCTAAAATTGTTAATAAAACCACTATTAAAGGTGGAAAAACTCAATTAAACCTTCATGATGGTAAAAATGTTATCATTGATGAAGATGCTTACTCAGTTGGAGATGTAATTTCTTTAAAAGTGCCTGAACAGGAAATTGTTGAAGTATATCCTTTACAAAAAGGAGCTACCATTCTTGTTACTGGTGGTAAACACACCGGAGAATTAGGTACTGTATCTGAAATCATTGAAAACAAATCCACTAACCCAAATACTATTATTATTGAAAATAGTGCTAATGATGAATTTTTAACTTTAAAAGAATACGCATTTGTAGTTGGTACTGATGCGCCAGCAATATCTTTATTGGAGGTTAATAAATGA
- a CDS encoding 50S ribosomal protein L14, with protein MKPLTSSVTKALPIGATLQCVDNTGAREIEIISVKGFKGVRRRLDVAGVGDLVVASVKKGTADMRREVVNAVVVRQKKEYRRADGLRVKFEDNAAVIITPEGILKGSEIRGPVAKEAADRWPSVGSAANILV; from the coding sequence ATGAAACCATTAACCTCAAGTGTAACTAAGGCATTACCAATTGGAGCAACCCTCCAATGTGTTGACAATACTGGTGCTCGTGAAATCGAAATTATTTCCGTAAAAGGATTTAAAGGTGTAAGAAGAAGACTCGACGTTGCTGGTGTTGGAGATTTAGTTGTTGCTTCTGTTAAAAAAGGAACTGCAGATATGAGAAGGGAAGTTGTTAATGCAGTTGTAGTTAGACAAAAAAAGGAATATAGACGTGCTGATGGTCTTCGTGTTAAATTTGAAGATAACGCTGCTGTTATTATTACTCCGGAAGGAATTTTAAAAGGATCTGAAATCAGAGGTCCTGTTGCAAAAGAAGCAGCTGACAGATGGCCTAGCGTTGGTAGTGCAGCAAACATATTAGTATAA